The Enterobacter mori genomic interval AACCCGACCGGGGCCGATCTCACCAATGCCCAGTGGGATGCGGTGATTGAGGTACTGAAAGCCCGCAACCTGATCCCGTTCCTCGACATTGCCTATCAGGGCTTTGGTGCGGGCATGGAAGACGATGCTTACGCCATCCGCGCCGTGGCCAGCGCCGGGCTGCCAGCGCTGGTCAGCAACTCCTTCTCCAAAATCTTCTCGCTTTACGGCGAGCGCGTGGGCGGTCTGTCCGTGGTGTGTGAAGACGCCGAAGCGGCGGGTCGCGTGCTGGGTCAGCTCAAAGCAACGGTGCGCCGCATCTACTCCAGCCCGCCAAACTTTGGGGCGCAGGTGGTGGCGACGGTTCTCGGTGACGAAAAGCTGAAAGCGTCCTGGCTTGCTGAAGTGGAAGCAATGCGTAAGCGCATTCTCTCGATGCGTCAGGAACTGGTTAATGTCCTGAAAGAGGCTGTGCCGGGTCATAACTTCGACTATCTGCTCAAGCAGCGCGGAATGTTCAGCTACACCGGACTGAGCGCGGCGCAGGTCGATCGCCTGCGCGATGAATTTGGCGTTTACCTGATTGCCAGCGGTCGTATGTGCGTGGCGGGACTGAATGCCAGCAACGTCCAGCGCGTGGCGCAGGCGTTTGCTGCTGTAATGTAAGTACCTACTTACTCTCTCTCTCCCCGTGGGAGAGGGTTGGGGTGAGGGCATCAGGCCGCACAAGAATGTCGCCCGATACTTTGTGATCGTCTTCTTTTTATTCAGCTTCATAAGCAAAAACTCCTTCCCTTTACCTCCTGCTGGGGTTATGGTCGGGTAGATTTTTGACCATTCACTCAAAATAAAAGATAACAATCTGAATATTCAGGGGAAAATATGCGCAAGATCACACTGGCGCTCAGCGCCGCCTGCTTATTGTTCTCGCTTAACAGTGCAGTCGTTGCGCGTGCATCTGCACCGACGCCGCTTTATACCGGTACCACCGCCGCCATTCTTGCCGAGCAGGCACCCATTCACTGGGTCTCTGTGGCACAAATCGAAAACAGTCTGGTAGGCCGTCCGCCGATGGCCGTTGGCTTCGACATTGACGATACCGTCCTCTTCTCGAGTCCAGGCTTCTGGCGAGGCAAACAAACCTGGTCGCCAGACAGCGAAGCGTATCTGAAGAACCCGGCGTTCTGGGAAAAAATGAACAACGGCTGGGACGAATTCAGCATCCCGAAAGAGGTGGCACGCGCGCTGATCGCCATGCACGTTAAGCGCGGCGACAGCATTTACTTTGTCACCGGACGCAGTCAGACCAAAACGGAAACCGTTTCAAAAACGCTGCAGGATGATTTCCTGATCCCGGCTGCCAGCATGAACCCGGTTATTTTTGCGGGCGATAAAGAAGGGCAAAACACCAAAACCCAGTGGCTGGAACAGAAAAATATCAAAGTGTTTTATGGTGATTCCGATAACGACATCACCGCCGCGCACGACGCAGGAGCCAGAGGCATCAGAGTATTACGCGCCTCTAACTCGACCTATCGACCGCTGCCGATGGCCGGGAAATTTGGCGAAGAGGTGATTGTTAATTCCGAATACTGAGTTATGCTGGTTTTTTGAACAAATCAGGCCTGCCGGGTTTACCTTTTGTCGTCTTGCTGCACACTTAAAGAGGCAGATACTCAGTTCGCGTTTAACCCATTCACAGGGGAGCAAAGATGACAATTTCGGAGATACTTCAGTACTGCATGAGCAAGCCGGGCGCGGAGCAAAGCGTCCACAGCGACTGGAAAGCCACGCAGATTAAGGTCGGTGATGTCCTGTTTGCGATGGTGAAAGAGGTGGAAGGCCGTCCGGCGGCGTCTCTGAAAACCAGCCCGGAGCTGGCCGATTTATTGCGCCAGCAGCACGATGATGTCAGACCAAGCAAGCATCTGAATAAAGCGCACTGGAGCACAGTCTATCTCGACGGTTCCATTCCCGGGTCGCAAATTTACTACCTGGTGGACGCGTCCTATCAGCAGGCGGTTGAGCTGCTGCCGGAAACAACCCGACAGCAGCTCTCCGTGTGACGATTACAGCAACGGTTTAAGGAAGCGCGCGGTGTGCGAGGCTTCGCACT includes:
- the aphA gene encoding acid phosphatase AphA, with the translated sequence MRKITLALSAACLLFSLNSAVVARASAPTPLYTGTTAAILAEQAPIHWVSVAQIENSLVGRPPMAVGFDIDDTVLFSSPGFWRGKQTWSPDSEAYLKNPAFWEKMNNGWDEFSIPKEVARALIAMHVKRGDSIYFVTGRSQTKTETVSKTLQDDFLIPAASMNPVIFAGDKEGQNTKTQWLEQKNIKVFYGDSDNDITAAHDAGARGIRVLRASNSTYRPLPMAGKFGEEVIVNSEY
- the tyrB gene encoding aromatic amino acid transaminase; the encoded protein is MFQTVDAYAGDPILSLMERFKEDPRSDKVNLSIGLYYNEDGIIPQLEAVAEAEARLNAVPHGASLYLPMEGLNAYRNTIAPLLFGADHAVLAQKRVATIQTLGGSGALKVGADFLKKYFPDSGVWVSDPTWENHVAIFEGAGFKVATYPWFDSETNGVRVDALLEKLNSLPERSIVLLHPCCHNPTGADLTNAQWDAVIEVLKARNLIPFLDIAYQGFGAGMEDDAYAIRAVASAGLPALVSNSFSKIFSLYGERVGGLSVVCEDAEAAGRVLGQLKATVRRIYSSPPNFGAQVVATVLGDEKLKASWLAEVEAMRKRILSMRQELVNVLKEAVPGHNFDYLLKQRGMFSYTGLSAAQVDRLRDEFGVYLIASGRMCVAGLNASNVQRVAQAFAAVM
- a CDS encoding MmcQ/YjbR family DNA-binding protein — protein: MTISEILQYCMSKPGAEQSVHSDWKATQIKVGDVLFAMVKEVEGRPAASLKTSPELADLLRQQHDDVRPSKHLNKAHWSTVYLDGSIPGSQIYYLVDASYQQAVELLPETTRQQLSV